Proteins from a single region of Budorcas taxicolor isolate Tak-1 chromosome 7, Takin1.1, whole genome shotgun sequence:
- the LOC128051645 gene encoding olfactory receptor 7A10-like gives MYLITVFGNLLIILAVSSDPHLHTPMYFFLSNLSFADICFTSTIIPKMLWNIQTHSKVITYEGCITQVYFFLLFGGLDVFLLTVMAYDRYMAICHPLHYMVIMKPRLCGLLILSSFIMSFLYSLMQSLMVVQLSFCTKRVIPHFFCEANLMIKLACSDTFICDMVVYFVSGVLGGGSLAAILYSYSKIIACINGISSAQGKYKAFSTCASHLSVVSLFSCSVLGVYLTSADTHSSHSSMIASVMYSVVTPMLNPFMYSLRDKDIKKALKIFGKETNKELSVLGLKNCH, from the coding sequence ATGTACCTGATCACTGTGTTTGGAAACCTGCTCATCATCCTGGCCGTCAGCTCagacccccacctccacacccccatgtacttcttcctctccaacctgtCCTTTGCAGACATTTGTTTCACCTCCACCATCATCCCAAAGATGCTGTGGAACATCCAGACTCACAGCAAAGTCATAACCTATGAAGGCTGCATCACCCAGGTgtattttttcttactgtttgGGGGATTGGACGTCTTCCTCCTGACTGTGATGGCCTATGATCGGTATATGGCCATCTGTCACCCTCTGCACTACATGGTCATCATGAAACCCCGGCTCTGTGGTCTCCTGATTCTGTCATCTTTTATTATGAGTTTCCTATATTCCCTGATGCAAAGCTTAATGGTGGTGCAGTTGTCCTTCTGTACAAAGCGGGTAATCCCACACTTTTTCTGTGAAGCCAACTTGATGATCAAACTTGCCTGTTCTGACACCTTCATCTGTGACATGGTGGTATATTTTGTATCAGGGGTGCTGGGTGGTGGTTCCCTTGCTGCTATTCTTTACTCTTACTCTAAGATAATTGCCTGCATAAATGGAATCTCATCAGCTCAGGGGAAGTATAAAGCATTTTCCACCTGTGCATCTCATCTCTCAGTTGTCTCCTTATTCTCTTGTTCAGTCCTGGGAGTCTACCTTACCTCTGCTGATACTCACAGCTCACATTCAAGTATGATTGCCTCGGTGATGTACAGTGTGGTCACACCCATGCTGAATCCCTTCATGTACAGTCTCAGggataaagacattaaaaaagcTCTGAAAATATTTGGGAAGGAAACTAATAAAGAGTTAAGTGTCCTGGGGCTGAAGAACTGCCACTGA
- the LOC128050458 gene encoding olfactory receptor 7A17-like encodes MVPGNNTQISEFVLLGFSKEPALQPLIFGLFLSMYLVTVFGNLLIILAIISDSHLHTPMYFFLSNLSFVDICFVSTTIPKMLLNIITQTKVITYEDCLTQMYFFLLFVQLDNFLLTVMSYDRFIAICHPLHYTVIMNPVFCGLLVLISWLIGALNSLLQSLLSLRLSFCTILEIPHFFCEFKEMIQLACSNTFLNNVMMYFAIGLFGGGPFTGICYSYSKIVFSIGGISSPRGKYKAFSTCASHLSVVSLFYCTGLGVYLSSAATHGSHSSATASVMYTVVTPMLNPFIYSLRNKDIKRFLRRFFGMAAIKGPIVLRLKKCQLLQHSKH; translated from the coding sequence ATGGTACCCGGCAACAACACACAAATTTCAGAATTTGTTCTTCTGGGATTTTCAAAGGAACCAGCATTGCAGCCCCTCATATTTGGCCTTTTCCTATCCATGTACCTGGTCACTGTGTTCGGAAACCTGCTCATCATCCTGGCCATTATCTCAGattcccacctccacacccccatgtacttcttcctctccaacctgtCCTTTGTAGACATCTGTTTCGTCTCCACCACTATTCCAAAGATGCTGCTGAATATAATAACTCAAACCAAAGTCATTACCTATGAAGACTGCCTCACCCAGATGTATTTTTTCCTACTGTTTGTACAGTTGGACAACTTTCTTCTGACAGTAATGTCCTATGACCGCTTCATAGCCATCTGCCACCCTCTGCACTACACGGTCATCATGAACCCTGTTTTCTGTGGACTGCTGGTGCTGATATCATGGCTAATAGGTGCCTTGAATTCCTTGTTACAAAGCTTACTGTCATTACGACTGTCTTTCTGTACCATCTTGGAAATCCCCCACTTTTTCTGTGAATTCAAAGAGATGATCCAACTTGCCTGTTCTAATACCTTTCTCAATAATGTGATGATGTATTTTGCAATTGGGCTGTTTGGTGGTGGTCCATTCACTGGGATATGTTACTCTTACTCTAAGATAGTTTTCTCCATAGGTGGAATCTCATCACCTCGGGGGAAGTATAAAGCATTTTCCACCTGTGCATCTCACCTCTCAGTTGTCTCCTTGTTTTATTGTACAGGCTTAGGAGTGTACCTAAGCTCTGCTGCTACCCATGGATCACACTCAAGTGCAACAGCCTCTGTGATGTACACAGTGGTCACACCCATGCTGAATCCCTTCATCTACAGTCtgagaaataaagacataaagagaTTTCTAAGAAGGTTCTTTGGGATGGCAGCTATAAAAGGGCCAATTGTCCTGAGGCTGAAGAAGTGTCAGTTATTACAGCACTCAAAGCATTAG